The window AATGCAGCTACCGTCGGAGATTGCAACCAAACACGTCCTACGAGCATCCAACAActggcgaaccaacctgtggttgagatggttaggtggacagtggtatccccaacctaccagggttcaaatcctggtgctcgcattattcctggatttatttcaggattttcggcgatgtgctttcagtgggaggagacgttcccgtcgacgacgaggcgcctacaatggcttcgtaaatctcaagatgatatgccggctcagtctctcggaggtgctcataggggtagggagtgcgttcataggggtgagtgtatacgTGTgtgtatgagcgcttgtgtctgtactgatgctcaaaaaaaagcaTCCAACAACTGGTTTGTAATTATATGGAGCAAATTAACTTAAAAAGATTATATTGAACAAATTTAATCATGGAACTAAAATTAAACAATTCTTTCCAATCAATGAATTTGGGTTCTCCTGTCAACACCAACAGATGATAAATAATTGAATAGAATTAAAAAGTGCACTCGAGAAGGTACATGACTAAAACCAGGACACTTAATTTGAAATGGAGTACTATACATGACTCGAATCACATTTACTCTCGTTACACCAAAGTGATTTTGCACTCTTCAACTAAAAAGAAGTGATTGTGCCCTGCACAAAATAATCTGTCCATAACAGAAAAGACATCTTCGCTGAGTACTCCTACTATCTCCCGACGATCGAAGAGCGGGAGTTGCTGTAATCCGAGGGATCCCAATCCAGCGTGGAGTTGTACACCGCCGACAGCGTCACGAACACCTCGTCCATGGACGGCCGCCCCCTGGGCTCCCTCGCCACGCACCGCACCGCCAGCGACCCCACAGCCACGGCGAGGTCCAGCGGGTAGTCGCCGTTCAGCCGCGGGTCCATGAATGCCCGCACCTTGCCACGCGCGTCCTCGCCGTCGACAACCAGCCCCTCCGCGGACTCCCACAGCAGCGTCTCCCCTCTTTTGGCGCCGCCGTCGAACGTTGCCTCCTTTCCGGACAACAGCTCGAGGAGGATGACGCCGAAGGCGAAAACGTCGAGCTTGGGGGTGATGAGGCCGTGCTCCAGGTACTCCGGGGCCAGGTACCCCTGGGTGCCCACGACGTGGCGGGTGAGCTGCGCGTCGCCGCCATCAACGCCCGTGGGGACCGACCGCGCCAGCGCGAAGCTTGACACCTTGGCGCGGAGGTCGGCGTCGAGGAGGACGTTGCTGCTCTTGAGGTTCTTGTGCACGCACGGCGGGTTGCTGTAGTGGTGGAGGTAATTGAGACCGTCGGCGACGTCAAACGCCGCCTGCACACGCTGCTTCCACACGAGGGTTTCGCCGCCGCCGTGGAGCCAGTTGCTGAGCGCGCCGTTCTCCGCGAACTCGAAGACGAGGTAGGTGTCGCCGTGGTGGACGCAGAGACCGGAGAGGCGGACGAGGCTGGAGTGGTTCACGCGCTTCAGGATGCCCACCTCGCCGCTCACATCGCCAGCCACACGCTTCACGGCCGCCGCGTCGCCGTTGATCACCGCGCGGTACACGGACGCGTCCTTGACCCTCCGGTCCTCCGAGAACCCTGCCGTCGCCTTCTCGAGTTCCGAGTACTTGTACACGGTCAGGGACTCCACCGCCGCGCGCGCGTCGGTGGACACAAACGCCGACGATGACGAGGAGTTCGTCGTAGCCGAGGACGTATGCTTGCCCGAGGCAAGAGGGTCGTAATCGGCAGACGAGGGCACGTCGAGAACGCCCTTCCCCGGATGGCCGTCTTCCACAACGCCGGGccgcggtcgccgccgccgccggacacataAGAACATCAGGCCAAGAAGTCCCGCCAGCGCAAGAACGCCGACACCAACACCGACCCCGACAGCAACCCCCTTCCCGCTGCCCGACCCTCCAGACGGCGGCGGCtgctgggcctgcggtggcgccggtGCTGGCGGTGGCGCCGGCGACACGAGCATGTCCGGCGTGGGCGCGCTCTTGAGCGGGATGAGCAGAGTGGTGAAGGGGTATATGTTCTCGCTGTCGGTTAGGTTGTTGGCGCGGAGCACCGCCTGGGCGTCGACGCGGAAGCGGGCGGCGATGTCGGCGATGGCGTCGCCCCATGTGACGAGGTAGGTGAGCAGGTGCCTGACCCCGGAGGCGGCCTGCGCCGGCGAGGGGCAAGCGCAGCGGAGCGGCACGGTGAGGTTGTTCCCGACGACGAGTTTGCGGCTATCGTGGTTGGGATTCTGCGCGATGAGCGCCTGGCAGGTGGTGAGGCCCTGGTAGGTGATGTTGGCGGTGATGAAGTAGGTCTCGTTGCTGAACTGGATGGTATAGGACGTGTTGTGCTGGTAGTAGCCGCCGGGCGCGCAGCCGCAGTTGAGCGGCGCGAGGACGAGGCGGGAGGCGGCGACCGGGGAGACGGTGGGCACGGCGTTGGCGTCCGCGAGGACGGCGGGGATGGTGTTGAGGAGGTAGGAGATGGAGATGGGCGAGTCGTAGGGCGGGGAGGAGCGGAAGACGACGTAGGAGGCGCaggggcgggccgcggcggtggcgtTGCAGGTGTAGCCGAGCACGGAGCTGTCGTTGGTGCCGTAGCAGTTGAGTTGCTTGTTGGCCTCGTACTGCTGCTGCGCGCGCGCGACGCGGCACCGAGGCGCGGCGAcggagaggaggacgaggagcgcgagcGCCGCCCTGCTGGTGGCGGCGAGCCCGCGCGGGCGCGTCGGAGCGGCCATTGCTTCGGTTGCGCTTCCTGCAAAAGGGGATGAGTGGGGAAAGGAAGCACGCCAGGGAGGGAGGGGACTCAAGACGGTGGTGTGCCGCGTTCGGTCGGTCGGGTAATGAGTGGTGCTATGGTTGGACAGAGTCAAAGGTCGTTGCTTCTAGTTTTTCCATGGGTGGCGGCGGGCATGGGGCGGGATGTGCAGCTGGAGCCAGAACGCAGGTCAACTGGTATAGGGAGTCGATTATCAAACCTTTCGCTCTCCTTTGAGCCTTTCATTTGACCATTTCTCTTGCTCAGTTAACAACATAACGAATACTTTACGGAAGCTCAGGTATTGTGGCGCCAACTGACAATATCACTCACTTGTAGTGATCTAaatgtttttattttctttatagaATGTATAGCTTTTGTGGTAGAATTCACACCATTTCTACTGGCAGTGAAGACACGCACCGCCGAGCAATCAGATTCAACCATCAAAGGCTTCTGATTTGCCTGGTTAGCCAAATTAATCCCTTTTGGAAAGCAAGATTATCCCGAGCACAGAACCACAGACCAGCTGCGGCACCTAAATGTCTGAACTTCTGAAGATGCGAAAATTCTACCATCCAGCCAGGTGCAAGAAACGTTGGACATGGCGTATGATGACCAGCTTCATTGGCCAATCGCCGCGTTCAATATTCAAATCAACTCTCGGTAGTGGACGACGACCCGGACCTGCAAACGCGGAGGGAGGAACGGCCATGGACCCGTGACACTGACGGGCGGACGGAATAAACGCCGGTGCGGTTGCGAGCGACGGGAGTGGTGGGACACCTGTCCCTGAGCTCCGTGCCTTCGCGGAAACCGACCGGGATGCCCCGTCACCGCCGCCACATGCGGCCAGCCTCTCTTCTTTCAAACCCGGGCAACTGGCCTCACCAGCAAGATCTACGAGTGCTACTACTCAGCTACTGTTGCGTAGTACTACGGCGTGTTTGGTTCAAAGTTGTGAAGGATAGGCATGCAATTCTCAACCAACCTGGTTGAGCAAAAACAGCCCTGCGCCATCTATAAGTTGTTTCGTTGTCTGCATTTAGGATCCCTGCATTATGTAATACGTAAGTGCACTTTATTTGATTGCCTGCATTGGCCCAAGCGGCACATGGATACGGTATTTGGTTGCACGCATGAGGTATGATTAAGAGCTAGCACTTGCAATTAGCACACAGGGTTAAGAGCTAGCAGATGAAGGGGGGAAAATGCAGTGTGTGCCGGACCATGGGGACTGTGGTGAATAGCAGACGTGGCGTCGTGTCCGACATGACGAGCATGGAGTCGTGGACGAGCGACCCCGTCGGCGGCACGGCGAGCGACACCATCGGCGAACTAGTTGCGGTGCTCGCGCAAACACAGTCGACAGAGGATGAGAATGCAGTGCTCGCGCTATGGTATCGTCAGTGCAATGGACGAGAGAGGGGACCGAGATGATCGACGCCGAAAACGACACCAGTATagtagggcgagagagaggaggccaAGATGATTGACCCCGTCAGCGGCGCGACGGACTGCAGTGTGTACAGAGGCAGAGAACACAAGAAAGCAGTGTGCGCCCCATTGCAGCGTCAGTGCAGTAGGAGGACGACAGAGGGTAGGTCGAGATGAGCAACGCCGGAAacgactctagtgtagtaggacgtGGGCAAGGAGATCAAGGGGAAGGGCTTCGGCGTCGAGAGAGACGAATAGGATGGCTCTGAGCAGAGGACAGAGGAGCTTGACATGGCGGCTAAGTGCAGTAGACTGCTGTTCAAAGAGAGATGAAGCTACGACTGTCGAAACCAAATACTTACAACACGAATGTTGTAAGGAAATGCGAGATTAGGCTGCTGGTCAAAGGAAATTTCAAATGATCAATCATGCGCGATGAATCTGACAAAATTCGTCAAGAATAGCTCTAAACGGGAACACGAAATTAAGAACTTACAGCTGACAAAACTACGAACTGATCGCCTGAATGAAACCATagcatcgaggtgcatctttttcgtgtagaGCTTACCTCGAATTGAAGCACCGTTGTATAGCTCGGTGGGACAAGGAGGAGAGGAGATTAGATGGAAGCTTactcgaggttgaagaagacctcaGGTAATCACCTAGCATCCCTTCCGTCTTCACTCGTGCAAGGGCCAGCTCGTTTGCGCTCGCCCAGAGATCTGAGCGTTTCCAGCGAGTTAGGCCCAGAGATGCTTTAAGTTTCGTGCTATGCAGACCCAATAGTGTATACAGGCACGTCCCTAATATGTCACTCATTGATTGTGCTACTGCTAGTTCAACTCAGTCTAGCTCCTCCAATATACCTGCCATGCCACGACCAGTAATCACCATCATcactactattaaaagagcaaactaaagtttTTCTACGGCCACCAAAATAAGGACATGTACAGTGGTGCAATCTTAGGAATGCCACGTAAAATAATAATAAGGTGGAGGAGAGATAACTCGTAAGAAAAGACTTgtcacaagagatgatctcttaacaCAATATGTTTCACTATATTTTTGGGAatgactagttattgaagataagacttAGAGGTGCAGAGCTGCGTCCCGCATAGACCCGCCAAAGTGCTTAATTAGTATAACTTTGCCTAACAGTAGCACAGCCTGATTAGAACTAGCTTTTCCTAATTTGTATACGGAGCGGGCCGGGTTCGGAGGCCGCCTTACATCCCTAATAAGACTAAGAGATGACCAATTGTAAACATTTTTTTTCATCTTTAAATTACATGCAAGGTTTAAGATATGACTATCTTATCAACAATTGTACATATGCCCTAAGTGTACACGAAACAACCAGCAGCCTTCAATCTAATCCGTCCAATAAAATCAAATAGTTGACATTTCTCTGATGATCTGCCGTCTAATCAGACGGCCCAGATATAATGTTCGGCCGGCCGCAAATAACGGAACAATATCAAAACCCTCCTGTGGATGCGCCCACagccgacgttgttccgctgcgagGCGCCGGAGGCGCAACGCACCTACGCATTGCGGGACCCGGCGAGGTGGCTGCCCGTCAGCGTGATCAGGATGTCGAGGCGGCTCGACGCGCGAGCCCGCGCGCCACCTCCTCAACTCCTCTGCTCAGACGGGATACCAGTTGACCACAGACACAGACTGCGGCGACCATCTTCCACTACCCAACATCGCCTCGGCCAGCTGTAGAAACGTAGCACCGCCGCCAGTTCGTCTTGGTTCGTCTCTCTTCCTTGCAATTTGGTTTCAGTCATATGCTTCTTGTGAGGATACATCTTGCTTGCTACGCAGCAGAATTGAATCAGACATTATTGATGGACACCCCCGCCGTTGTCGAGGAGTGGACTGCTTAGTCTGACGGTTGGAGTGCAACCAGGTGTGCCGTCCCCTTCTACTTAAGCGAGGTAGGTTTGCTTCGGGGTTACCTTTTGCCATTTGGAAAACGTGTGGTTCTGAAGAGATCTCGATTCTGAACCTGTGTCTCTGCTCTTCTCCCCTGCCGTGAAACTCTGAACCTGCTGCCTTCTTCTCTGAATTCTACTCCCTGTCACCTGAATTATGTATCCTGTGCAGATAGAAGTACCAATCGGTGGGTGTGTATGTTGGTTCTTAACATCACTGGATCAAATGGCTCCGCTGCGCACTGCTGCCTCAAGGTACTACGATTTTGGCTTCAAAGAATAATAATGACTCTGCAGCACATGTATATGCATCTCTGCCTGCCATAAGTAAGCAAGCAAATAAATTTGGGTAAGCAGCAGGAGATATATTCAGTCAATGAATTATGTACCTACTTGAACGAACAAAATTCCAGCCACTGAATGCTCTCATACAACAGCGAGATTACTACTCGAAGAAGATTTAATGTGCAATATGCATCGACAGAATTTAAGTCCATGAAGACCATCAGTACTGAAATGCAGAGGATTTAGG is drawn from Triticum dicoccoides isolate Atlit2015 ecotype Zavitan chromosome 6B, WEW_v2.0, whole genome shotgun sequence and contains these coding sequences:
- the LOC119324852 gene encoding protein LYK5-like yields the protein MAAPTRPRGLAATSRAALALLVLLSVAAPRCRVARAQQQYEANKQLNCYGTNDSSVLGYTCNATAAARPCASYVVFRSSPPYDSPISISYLLNTIPAVLADANAVPTVSPVAASRLVLAPLNCGCAPGGYYQHNTSYTIQFSNETYFITANITYQGLTTCQALIAQNPNHDSRKLVVGNNLTVPLRCACPSPAQAASGVRHLLTYLVTWGDAIADIAARFRVDAQAVLRANNLTDSENIYPFTTLLIPLKSAPTPDMLVSPAPPPAPAPPQAQQPPPSGGSGSGKGVAVGVGVGVGVLALAGLLGLMFLCVRRRRRPRPGVVEDGHPGKGVLDVPSSADYDPLASGKHTSSATTNSSSSSAFVSTDARAAVESLTVYKYSELEKATAGFSEDRRVKDASVYRAVINGDAAAVKRVAGDVSGEVGILKRVNHSSLVRLSGLCVHHGDTYLVFEFAENGALSNWLHGGGETLVWKQRVQAAFDVADGLNYLHHYSNPPCVHKNLKSSNVLLDADLRAKVSSFALARSVPTGVDGGDAQLTRHVVGTQGYLAPEYLEHGLITPKLDVFAFGVILLELLSGKEATFDGGAKRGETLLWESAEGLVVDGEDARGKVRAFMDPRLNGDYPLDLAVAVGSLAVRCVAREPRGRPSMDEVFVTLSAVYNSTLDWDPSDYSNSRSSIVGR